GTTGTTCCAGGCCCGGTGATTCCGGGATGATGCTGATCCAGGTTTTCCCTGGAACAAGTCCGGCCGGCTGTCCGTTTTCAACCGGGATGATGCGGCCGGTTTCGTTTTTCCATTCGACTTTGCGGAGCTTGCCTTGCTGGATCAAGTAGGCGCTGCCCCCTGACTTCAGGTCGATCTGACGCCGGCCCGCACTGTCGATGACACGGTGGCCGGTTTCGACGATGAACAAATTATCGATGGTGACTGGTGTTTCTGTTTCCCTGTCGATTGTTTGTTCATCCATGCTGAAGCGTTCGTATTTCTTTTCGGTTTCGTTGTATTTGTATTGGGCTGTTGCGTAAGAACGGTCCGCGTGCTCGACTGTAACGTCAGCTGCTGTGCTGCTTTCATCTTCAGTGAGGCTGTCCAGTTCCTGTTCGGAAAGGAACGTATAGGCTGCAGGTTCCTTTTCCATATCTACACCTTTTTGCTCGGCGCCCTTCAGCACATTTTCATACGTGATGTAGGAATTATGGGGCGCTTTCCGGAAATCGGCGCGCTTGAATAGCGTGCCGTCGTAAAACAGGCCGTTGATGCTTGGCACATAACCCGAATCTAGCATTTGTTTTGCTTCAGGGCTGTAACCGTGGGTGACATAAAAGGCATCGAAGCCTTTGCTCAATTCAATGTAATAGTCCCTTGCGCTTCGGACCGGTCCGATAGAATCAGGCTGTTCGCTCTGGAATACGGCGAGCAGTCTTGTGATATCACCTTCCGCCAGCACCTCGTATACGACGTCGGCTTTATGCAAGCCGGACTGCGGGCGGGCTTTCGGATGGTTGTTCACCATGACGGCGACCGGACGGGTGCCGATCTCTTCGTCGGTGCCGATGCCGGTCAACGGAAACGTATGTTTATATTCCGGCTTTTCAGGTTCTGGCTTCTTCTCTTCCTTTTTCTCTTCCTGCTGTTCCGGTTCCTGCTGCTGCGACGTTTTTTCTTCTTTGCTGCACCCGGCTGCGATCAGTAAAATAACAAGCAATGCTGCTATTACTTTCACATATTTAGACAAAACAATCCAACCCTTCGTGCTTCCTTTTCCTGGACATGCTTTCACACTATAATAGTTTAACGCATAATCGAAGGAAAGAGTACTGTTTTTTTCATCACATCATGGATGCCATGAGGTGTGATCCGGATATACGGCAGATGGGTCGATGACAGGAACAGGCAAGTGTACACCGGATCGCTGAACGGGAAGCCCCGTTTTTTAAGCTCTTCTGTCATCATCTTATGCTGTTCGATTAGTTCAGGCATTTTTTCAGTACTCATGCCTCCGAGAAGCTGCAGCGGGATTTCAGCGGCCACCCCGCCGTTTTCAGCAAGCACCATGCCTCCGCCGATTTCTTTCATGCGGCTGAACGCGGCCAGCATATCTTCTTTATCTTTTCCGATCACGATGATGTCACCGGAATTCGAGTAGGAACTTGCGAAGCCTTTAACGCTCGTTCCGAAGCCTTTCAGGATCGTATTGACACGCCAGTGCCCGTTCCGGTCGATCAGCAGCAGGAAATTCTCGTCATTATCGGACGGAAGCGTGTCACATGACACATCAAAGTTGACGGAGTACGGCCTCATGATGACCGAGTTTTGCATTTCCATTCCAAGCGGCATCGAGAATTGGAAATCATCTTCCGGATCGATGTCCCAGTTTATGTCGAGCGGATCAAAACCGTACGGCGATAAATCCATCTCAAATAATTCTTCGTTTACCGGCTCACCATTTTTCAGCACCCATTTTCCGCCGGCGACGACTGAAGCAGGTGTCGGATTCTGTTTGTCCTCAAGGATGTTCAAGTGGGCGACCCGGCCGGGAGCGATCATGCCGTGGCTGTTTTCTATCCCATAATGGCGTGCCGGATAGTATGACGCCATCAAATAGGCCTCTTCAGCCGGAACCCCTTTATCGATCGCAATTTTGATCATGTAATCGATAAGCCCCTGTTCATAAAAGGATGGGGTCGAGCCGTCGGTTGTGAATAACAGCTTTTCAAACTGATCGATGCCGAGTTCATTGATTCCATCGAGCAGCTGCGGCAAGTCCGGCCTGATTGAAGAATGGCGGAGCGGCGCCGTATAGCCGAGGCTCAACCGCTTCAGCACATCTTCGCCGGTCATCGCCTCATGGTCGCAATCGACACCAAGCAGTTTCATGTTCACAAGCGTTTTTTCGGATGCGCCCGGCAGATGGCCTTCAATCGGCTTGCGGAGCCGTTTTGTTTCCTGCATCCAGTGCAGCATCAGATCGTCTCCCTGCAGCACCCGCGGCCATGCCGTCAATTCGCCGCCCTGCAGGACACATTCATGTTCAAGCCATGCTTTGATCCGTCCGTTTGAAAAAAGTTCATCTTCATCGCGGAGCTCCGTCTGGGAGTCATACCGGCACCACCAGTACAAGCTTGCCGGAAGTTTTTTTTGCACATCTTCAATAAATGTAAACGCTTTCTTTTCTGGAAGCTGTAAAGCGAGCACAAGGTTGTCATTTATGAGTGTTGTCGTCCCCTTCAAAGACGAATAATGTGCAAGCGTCAGGGGATTATATAACTGAAACGGATGAGAATGCGGCTCGATGTAACCCGGCACGACATAGCTTCCGCTCAAGTCCGCGATTTCAGCTGCACCGCTGTTTTCCGGAAGCTTTTCGCCGACATAGACAATGCGGTCCGCATAAATCCAGATGTTTGCTGTCATCCATTTTTTCAAGACGCTATTTAAATACGTTGCATTTTTGAGTATAAGGTCAGGTGATTTTTTACCGTTCACAACAGCTATTTGTTCGCGGATCTCTTTGTTTTTCCAATGGTAGCGCTGGTGAGGCATCTCTCTTCCCCCATTTTTTGAAAGCCTTTTCTTTATACTAGCATACCTTACCTTTTAAAGCACTAAAGGGGTAGTAAAAATTATGTGAAGAATTCTCAAACTGTCTGAACCGACATAAATCAGGAGAAAGAAAGGAGTCATTTAACATGATCAGACCAAACATCGGCATTCTGAATGCCTTAATGAGAATTACAATGGGGTTAACGCTGTTATCATGGGTCACCGCCAGATTTATCCGGAGGCCGTACATGAACTCGAACATC
This genomic window from Bacillus marinisedimentorum contains:
- a CDS encoding adenine deaminase C-terminal domain-containing protein translates to MPHQRYHWKNKEIREQIAVVNGKKSPDLILKNATYLNSVLKKWMTANIWIYADRIVYVGEKLPENSGAAEIADLSGSYVVPGYIEPHSHPFQLYNPLTLAHYSSLKGTTTLINDNLVLALQLPEKKAFTFIEDVQKKLPASLYWWCRYDSQTELRDEDELFSNGRIKAWLEHECVLQGGELTAWPRVLQGDDLMLHWMQETKRLRKPIEGHLPGASEKTLVNMKLLGVDCDHEAMTGEDVLKRLSLGYTAPLRHSSIRPDLPQLLDGINELGIDQFEKLLFTTDGSTPSFYEQGLIDYMIKIAIDKGVPAEEAYLMASYYPARHYGIENSHGMIAPGRVAHLNILEDKQNPTPASVVAGGKWVLKNGEPVNEELFEMDLSPYGFDPLDINWDIDPEDDFQFSMPLGMEMQNSVIMRPYSVNFDVSCDTLPSDNDENFLLLIDRNGHWRVNTILKGFGTSVKGFASSYSNSGDIIVIGKDKEDMLAAFSRMKEIGGGMVLAENGGVAAEIPLQLLGGMSTEKMPELIEQHKMMTEELKKRGFPFSDPVYTCLFLSSTHLPYIRITPHGIHDVMKKTVLFPSIMR
- a CDS encoding DUF3048 domain-containing protein produces the protein MKVIAALLVILLIAAGCSKEEKTSQQQEPEQQEEKKEEKKPEPEKPEYKHTFPLTGIGTDEEIGTRPVAVMVNNHPKARPQSGLHKADVVYEVLAEGDITRLLAVFQSEQPDSIGPVRSARDYYIELSKGFDAFYVTHGYSPEAKQMLDSGYVPSINGLFYDGTLFKRADFRKAPHNSYITYENVLKGAEQKGVDMEKEPAAYTFLSEQELDSLTEDESSTAADVTVEHADRSYATAQYKYNETEKKYERFSMDEQTIDRETETPVTIDNLFIVETGHRVIDSAGRRQIDLKSGGSAYLIQQGKLRKVEWKNETGRIIPVENGQPAGLVPGKTWISIIPESPGLEQQVTIK